The Sphingorhabdus sp. Alg231-15 genome has a segment encoding these proteins:
- a CDS encoding NADH-quinone oxidoreductase subunit M — MNQLDFPILSLMMGLPMLAAIICLFLSAHAARLLALVTTLVLFVLGVVLWANYDIGGPQWQYVERVEMFGNFAWALGIDGISMMLIMLTVFLMPICIGASWESIKERVGEYMAAFLFMEVLMIGVFAAQDIFLFYILFEAGLIPMYLIIGIWGGTNRIYASYKFFLYTLLGSVVMLIAMLWMVQDAGTSDIPTLLNYDFAPEAQTWLWLAFFASFAVKMPMWPVHTWLPDAHVQAPTAGSVILAGVLLKMGGYGFLRFSLPMFPEASEQFIWLIFGLSMVAVVYTSLVALVQQDMKKLIAYSSVAHMAIVTLGLFAFNRQGIEGAIIVMLSHGLVSGALFLCVGVIYDRLHTREIDRYGGLSINMPKYALLFMLFTMASIGLPGTSGFVGEFLSLVGLYKVNSWVTLVATTGIILGAGYMLYLYRRVAFGELVHEDVKAMPDLTAREMALLAPIAAAVMWMGVYPESFMAPIRGDVGALVARIDRAAPEGDAHLKMGQVKAAPKGLEAEADHGESH; from the coding sequence ATGAACCAGCTTGATTTCCCGATCCTGTCGCTGATGATGGGCCTGCCGATGCTGGCCGCGATCATCTGTCTGTTTTTGAGCGCACATGCGGCCCGGTTGCTTGCGCTGGTAACGACTCTGGTGCTTTTCGTGCTTGGTGTGGTTTTGTGGGCCAACTACGATATCGGCGGTCCGCAATGGCAATATGTTGAGCGGGTCGAGATGTTCGGCAATTTTGCCTGGGCGCTTGGCATCGACGGCATCTCGATGATGCTGATCATGCTCACGGTATTCCTGATGCCGATCTGTATCGGTGCGAGCTGGGAGTCGATCAAGGAACGTGTCGGCGAATATATGGCCGCCTTCCTGTTCATGGAAGTGTTGATGATCGGAGTGTTTGCGGCGCAGGATATCTTCCTGTTCTACATCCTGTTCGAAGCGGGCCTGATCCCGATGTATCTGATTATCGGTATCTGGGGCGGAACCAATCGGATCTACGCGAGTTACAAGTTCTTCCTCTACACATTGCTTGGCTCAGTCGTGATGCTCATCGCTATGCTGTGGATGGTGCAGGATGCCGGTACCAGCGATATCCCGACCTTGCTCAACTATGACTTTGCGCCCGAGGCACAAACCTGGCTCTGGCTCGCGTTTTTTGCCAGCTTTGCGGTCAAGATGCCGATGTGGCCGGTCCACACCTGGCTGCCTGATGCGCACGTTCAGGCGCCCACGGCGGGTTCCGTCATTCTGGCGGGCGTGTTGCTGAAAATGGGCGGCTATGGCTTCCTGCGTTTCTCGTTACCAATGTTCCCAGAGGCTTCAGAGCAGTTTATCTGGTTGATTTTCGGACTGTCGATGGTCGCTGTTGTCTACACGTCGTTGGTCGCCCTGGTGCAACAGGATATGAAGAAGCTGATCGCCTATTCATCGGTGGCCCATATGGCAATCGTGACGTTGGGGCTTTTCGCTTTCAACCGTCAGGGCATTGAAGGCGCGATCATCGTTATGCTCAGCCACGGTCTGGTATCAGGCGCGCTCTTCCTGTGTGTCGGGGTGATCTACGACCGTCTGCATACAAGAGAAATTGACCGTTATGGCGGTCTTTCGATCAATATGCCGAAATATGCGCTTTTGTTCATGCTGTTTACGATGGCATCCATTGGCCTTCCCGGTACGAGCGGATTTGTCGGGGAGTTCCTGTCGCTGGTCGGCCTCTACAAAGTGAATAGCTGGGTCACGTTGGTAGCGACGACCGGTATCATCTTAGGCGCTGGTTATATGCTGTATCTTTATCGCCGGGTGGCCTTTGGTGAACTTGTTCATGAGGACGTCAAGGCGATGCCGGATCTGACCGCGCGTGAGATGGCATTGCTCGCACCGATCGCCGCAGCGGTCATGTGGATGGGTGTTTATCCGGAGAGCTTTATGGCTCCGATCCGCGGTGATGTCGGAGCGCTGGTCGCTCGCATAGACCGTGCAGCGCCAGAGGGGGATGCGCATTTGAAAATGGGGCAGGTAAAAGCGGCACCCAAAGGCCTTGAGGCCGAAGCCGATCATGGGGAGTCGCACTAA
- the nuoN gene encoding NADH-quinone oxidoreductase subunit NuoN: protein MDYRLSLIFTLPEIILSVSGMILLLIAAWGGLKSARLISILAVVALFGSSAYAFEFLTNPSFEFGGDAFYGLYRMDGFGSFAKLLIYFAAIVSLIIAPRFFKDSGSYRPEYPVLILFATVGMGMMVSAVDMMTLYIGLELNSLSAYVLASIIRNDVRSSEAGLKYFVLGSLASGMLLFGISLVYGFAGSTNFSVIADTLTGDLATGPLIGVVLVLAGLAFKISAVPFHMWTPDVYEGAPTPVTAFFASAPKVAAIALTVRVIIDAFGGQTSTWQQIIVFVALASIVLGAVAAIGQQNIKRLLAYSSINNVGFLLIGLAAGTAQGISAMLFYLIIYVVMTLGSFICVMEMRDAEGKPLESLSSMAGLAKTRPALAWAMMFFMFSLAGIPPLFGFWGKFLVFDAAVAAGMLPLAVIGIAASVIGAFYYIKVVKIMFFDESANEIVHTGHKTENALIAILATAVSPLGYLTIPLLAPVTATAAQALF, encoded by the coding sequence ATGGACTATAGACTTTCACTGATTTTCACGCTTCCCGAGATCATATTGTCGGTGAGCGGCATGATATTGCTGCTCATAGCGGCGTGGGGCGGTTTGAAGTCAGCACGCCTGATCAGCATATTGGCGGTTGTCGCTCTGTTTGGTTCTTCGGCTTATGCGTTTGAATTTCTGACCAATCCATCCTTTGAATTTGGTGGTGATGCTTTTTACGGCCTCTATCGGATGGATGGATTTGGCAGTTTCGCAAAGCTGCTCATCTATTTTGCGGCGATTGTTTCGCTGATCATTGCACCGCGTTTCTTCAAGGATAGCGGTTCTTATCGTCCGGAATATCCGGTTCTGATCCTGTTCGCGACCGTGGGTATGGGCATGATGGTATCGGCCGTCGATATGATGACGCTTTATATCGGGCTGGAGCTTAACAGCCTGTCTGCTTATGTTTTGGCCAGTATTATTCGCAATGATGTGCGCTCTTCGGAAGCCGGTTTGAAATATTTCGTTCTGGGCTCTCTCGCCAGCGGGATGTTGCTGTTCGGTATTTCCCTGGTTTACGGTTTTGCCGGATCGACCAATTTCTCAGTCATTGCTGATACGTTGACCGGTGACCTGGCAACCGGACCGCTGATTGGCGTGGTTCTGGTGCTCGCTGGACTTGCGTTCAAGATCAGTGCCGTTCCGTTCCATATGTGGACGCCGGATGTGTATGAAGGCGCTCCAACGCCTGTCACCGCCTTTTTCGCAAGCGCGCCCAAAGTGGCTGCTATTGCGCTGACCGTCCGTGTGATCATTGACGCTTTTGGCGGACAGACATCAACATGGCAGCAGATCATCGTGTTCGTTGCTTTGGCATCCATCGTGCTCGGCGCGGTTGCGGCCATTGGTCAGCAGAATATCAAACGCCTGCTGGCCTATAGTTCGATCAACAATGTCGGCTTCCTGCTCATCGGTCTGGCTGCGGGAACGGCACAGGGTATCTCTGCAATGCTATTCTACCTGATCATCTATGTCGTGATGACGCTGGGTAGCTTCATCTGCGTGATGGAAATGCGTGATGCAGAAGGCAAACCGCTTGAATCGCTTTCCAGTATGGCAGGGTTAGCGAAAACACGTCCGGCTCTCGCATGGGCAATGATGTTCTTCATGTTCTCTTTGGCCGGAATTCCACCACTTTTCGGCTTCTGGGGCAAGTTTTTGGTCTTCGATGCCGCCGTCGCCGCTGGCATGTTGCCACTGGCGGTGATCGGTATTGCCGCTTCGGTTATTGGCGCATTTTACTACATCAAAGTCGTCAAGATCATGTTCTTCGACGAATCTGCCAATGAAATCGTCCATACCGGGCATAAGACCGAAAATGCTTTAATCGCTATTTTGGCCACAGCTGTTTCGCCGCTTGGTTATTTGACGATCCCGCTTCTGGCCCCGGTTACAGCTACGGCAGCACAGGCTCTATTCTGA
- a CDS encoding biotin--[acetyl-CoA-carboxylase] ligase, whose protein sequence is METVAETASTNADMKARALSGAEEGLWLRAERQSGGVGRLGRKWESPEGNLYCSTLVACRREDPAPSSLSFVAALAVHKAISAYLSHQDIRLKWPNDILVSGSKICGILLERSANAVVIGIGVNIAVAPEVEGRTVTNLYQEGSDTNLAPAQFLETLAKLFADTLDKWRNLGLPAILKEWQQCAHPVGTRLSTSDEKGERLEGEFVGLSDDGALRLRKPDGALIEIHAGDVHVG, encoded by the coding sequence ATAGAAACGGTCGCTGAAACCGCATCCACCAATGCGGACATGAAAGCGCGTGCCTTAAGCGGTGCAGAGGAAGGGCTTTGGCTCCGCGCCGAAAGACAAAGCGGCGGTGTCGGGCGACTGGGTCGCAAATGGGAGAGTCCCGAAGGCAATCTCTATTGCAGCACTTTAGTAGCTTGCCGCAGGGAAGATCCCGCACCTTCATCCCTGTCTTTCGTGGCAGCACTGGCCGTGCACAAGGCGATAAGTGCCTATCTTTCGCATCAGGATATACGGTTGAAATGGCCGAATGACATATTGGTTTCAGGCTCAAAAATTTGCGGTATTTTGCTAGAGAGATCAGCCAATGCGGTTGTTATTGGCATCGGGGTGAATATTGCAGTGGCCCCTGAGGTGGAGGGCCGCACGGTGACCAATCTTTATCAGGAAGGCTCGGACACAAATCTGGCCCCTGCGCAATTCCTGGAAACACTGGCAAAGCTATTTGCCGATACGCTTGATAAATGGCGGAATCTGGGGTTGCCCGCGATTTTGAAAGAGTGGCAGCAATGTGCGCATCCTGTCGGAACACGCCTTTCGACCAGTGATGAAAAAGGTGAACGTCTGGAGGGTGAATTTGTCGGTCTGTCCGATGATGGCGCGCTACGCTTGAGAAAGCCGGACGGAGCGCTTATCGAGATACATGCCGGTGATGTTCATGTCGGTTAA
- a CDS encoding type III pantothenate kinase yields the protein MLLAIDAGNTNVVFALFEGAEIKARWRIATDPRRTADEYVVWLRQLLDLNGLGIDAIDAVIIGTVVPRALHNLTVLSEKYFGVTPLVAGRGDAGWGVALDVTQPDTVGADRVLNIIAAHEKYKQDVVIIDFGTATTFDVADYDGAYKGGVIAPGINLSLDALVGKTAQLPRIALEAPDDENVIGRTTESQMLIGIFWGYIGMIEGLVERTKAQIGRPTKVIATGGLSILFDEHTDVFDHLESDLTLRGLLFLYQRATNT from the coding sequence ATGCTGCTCGCGATAGATGCTGGCAATACCAATGTTGTATTCGCGCTTTTTGAAGGAGCGGAGATCAAGGCGCGTTGGCGTATTGCGACCGATCCACGGCGTACGGCGGATGAATATGTCGTCTGGCTTCGCCAACTGCTCGATTTGAACGGTTTGGGTATCGATGCGATCGATGCGGTGATCATCGGTACAGTGGTGCCTCGGGCGTTGCACAATCTGACCGTGTTGTCAGAGAAATATTTCGGCGTAACCCCGCTGGTTGCCGGTCGCGGCGACGCCGGATGGGGCGTGGCGTTGGATGTGACCCAGCCGGATACCGTTGGTGCCGACCGGGTCCTGAACATCATTGCTGCCCATGAGAAATATAAGCAGGATGTCGTCATCATCGATTTTGGTACAGCAACCACCTTTGATGTGGCTGACTATGACGGTGCCTATAAGGGCGGCGTTATTGCGCCGGGTATCAACCTGTCGCTGGATGCACTGGTTGGCAAGACGGCCCAGCTTCCACGCATTGCACTGGAGGCACCAGATGACGAAAATGTCATCGGCAGAACCACCGAAAGCCAGATGCTGATTGGCATATTCTGGGGCTATATCGGGATGATTGAAGGACTGGTTGAGCGCACAAAAGCGCAAATTGGCCGTCCGACAAAAGTCATCGCAACTGGTGGTCTTTCCATATTATTTGATGAACATACTGACGTATTTGATCATCTCGAGTCCGATCTTACCTTGCGCGGACTTCTATTCCTCTACCAGAGAGCAACTAACACCTAA
- a CDS encoding MBL fold metallo-hydrolase — translation MKPKNELLFLALGGSAEIGMNVNLYGCDGKWVMVDLGMTFADPGYPGIDLVLPDLEFIEKQSKNLLGIVLTHGHEDHIGAIPYFAGELDVPLYATPFTAGLIRRKLAEAGLENDVELNIIPNEGRFDLGPFGFRYLPIAHSIAEGNALLIDTPYGKIFHTGDWKLDDEPMLGTPSTPEQLTAVGDEGILAMVCDSTNVFNDAPSGSEGDVYRNLMRVVENLDNRVLVTTFASNAARLQTLGEVAKHAGRQLCVAGRSLDRMIENSRENGYLKDFPPTVDFDEAMTIPRDEIMIIATGGQGEARAALGRIAGDSHKIKLTEGDHVLFSSKQIPGNEIAIGRIQNQLAAKGVVMITDRQEHIHVSGHPGRPELADMYKWIRPEILVPVHGEIRHMKEQARFAAEQGVPENIFQQNGDVVRLAPDGPKIISQERTGRLVLDGDVIIAADGKTLNERRKIGYNGSISVAVGLDDKGKIMGQPMLRLLGVPMEEDEEDFLDEMYETIMKKFKKPVGDVDRFSEELRLLVRRSATEWTGKKPVVSVLVVEA, via the coding sequence ATAAAACCAAAAAACGAACTTCTCTTCCTGGCCCTTGGCGGGTCGGCGGAGATCGGCATGAATGTCAATCTCTATGGCTGTGATGGCAAATGGGTCATGGTCGATCTCGGCATGACCTTTGCCGATCCCGGCTATCCCGGGATTGACCTTGTTCTGCCTGACCTGGAGTTTATCGAGAAGCAGTCCAAAAACCTCCTCGGGATCGTTCTGACTCACGGGCATGAGGATCATATCGGCGCGATACCCTATTTCGCCGGCGAGCTCGATGTTCCGCTCTACGCGACGCCATTTACGGCGGGCCTTATCCGCCGGAAGCTGGCGGAAGCTGGTCTGGAAAATGACGTGGAACTCAACATAATCCCCAATGAGGGCCGCTTTGATCTTGGTCCGTTTGGATTTCGCTATCTGCCGATAGCCCATAGTATCGCAGAGGGTAATGCGCTGCTCATCGATACGCCTTATGGGAAGATTTTCCATACCGGTGACTGGAAACTGGATGACGAACCCATGCTCGGTACCCCATCGACGCCGGAGCAGCTGACCGCTGTTGGCGATGAAGGGATATTGGCGATGGTTTGCGATTCCACCAATGTCTTTAATGACGCGCCATCGGGATCGGAAGGTGATGTTTATCGCAACCTCATGCGTGTGGTCGAAAATCTCGACAATCGCGTCCTGGTGACAACCTTCGCATCCAACGCTGCGCGTCTGCAGACGCTTGGGGAAGTGGCAAAACATGCCGGCCGTCAGCTTTGTGTAGCCGGCCGATCGCTTGACCGGATGATCGAAAATTCTCGTGAAAATGGTTATCTCAAAGACTTTCCACCCACTGTTGATTTTGATGAAGCGATGACCATCCCCCGCGATGAGATCATGATCATTGCAACTGGCGGGCAGGGTGAAGCGAGGGCCGCACTTGGACGCATCGCGGGTGACAGCCACAAGATCAAACTGACCGAAGGCGATCATGTTCTTTTCTCGTCAAAGCAGATTCCCGGCAACGAGATTGCCATTGGTCGCATACAGAACCAGCTCGCCGCCAAAGGCGTTGTGATGATCACCGATCGGCAGGAACACATTCATGTGTCCGGTCATCCCGGTCGTCCCGAATTGGCCGACATGTATAAGTGGATACGGCCCGAAATATTGGTGCCGGTGCATGGCGAGATTCGCCACATGAAAGAACAGGCTCGCTTTGCGGCGGAGCAGGGCGTTCCTGAGAATATCTTCCAGCAAAATGGCGATGTCGTGCGTCTAGCACCTGATGGCCCAAAAATCATAAGCCAGGAGAGGACAGGGCGCCTGGTACTCGATGGTGATGTGATCATAGCCGCGGATGGCAAGACCCTTAACGAACGCCGGAAAATTGGCTATAATGGCAGTATATCAGTGGCCGTTGGTCTTGATGATAAGGGTAAAATCATGGGGCAACCAATGCTGCGCCTGCTAGGTGTACCGATGGAAGAAGATGAGGAAGATTTCCTCGACGAGATGTACGAGACGATCATGAAGAAATTCAAAAAGCCGGTAGGGGATGTCGACAGGTTTTCCGAGGAGCTGCGTCTGCTGGTCAGACGCAGTGCAACCGAATGGACGGGCAAAAAGCCGGTCGTTTCGGTTCTGGTTGTCGAGGCCTGA
- a CDS encoding DUF1467 family protein, giving the protein MAWTSILAIYVLFWVLSAFIILPFGIRSHSESDIEMVKGQADGAPVNFRPGRILGLTTLLATLAFGLFYLNYSYQWITVDDIDFFGSRERLEQQ; this is encoded by the coding sequence ATGGCGTGGACGTCCATTCTCGCTATCTATGTTCTGTTCTGGGTGCTTTCAGCCTTTATAATATTGCCCTTTGGCATACGCAGCCACTCTGAATCGGATATTGAAATGGTCAAGGGGCAAGCCGATGGGGCGCCGGTCAATTTCAGACCTGGCCGCATATTGGGTTTGACCACCCTGCTGGCAACATTGGCTTTCGGCTTATTCTATCTGAACTATAGCTATCAGTGGATCACCGTTGACGATATCGACTTTTTTGGCAGCCGTGAAAGACTGGAACAGCAATAG